A stretch of the Clostridia bacterium genome encodes the following:
- a CDS encoding ribose-phosphate pyrophosphokinase, with protein sequence MKSELIFHPDTSVAPLGMIALESAQDLGAKINSYLVRWATERNKEPENGTFQIEASCPRFSSGDGKGMIKSTVRGKDLFILVDVANYNCTYTMFGMKNQMSPDDHFQDLKRIIQAASGKAHRVNVIMPTLYGGRQHKRSYRESLDCAVALQELQNMGVSNILTFDAHDPRVHNAVPLMGFDNVIPSYQVLKTMFKTIDGFKPNKDNFMVISPDEGAINRNMYYASVLGVDLGLFYKRRDYSVIVNGRNPIVAHEYLGNSVEGKDVFIADDIISSGESMLDIAYELKKRKANRIFCYATYAIFTNGLDSFDKAFENGIIDGVYGTNLTYRSPELLKREWFNEVDVSKYIAYFVAALNHDVSVSQIIDPHEKIHTLLQKHGLK encoded by the coding sequence ATGAAAAGCGAACTGATTTTTCACCCCGACACCAGTGTTGCGCCTTTGGGCATGATTGCACTGGAAAGCGCACAGGATTTAGGCGCAAAAATTAACAGCTATCTGGTAAGATGGGCAACAGAAAGAAATAAGGAGCCTGAAAACGGCACATTTCAGATTGAAGCCTCCTGCCCCAGATTCTCCTCCGGCGACGGTAAAGGTATGATTAAATCCACCGTACGCGGTAAGGATTTGTTTATTCTGGTAGACGTTGCAAATTATAACTGCACCTACACCATGTTTGGTATGAAAAACCAGATGTCTCCCGATGACCATTTTCAGGATTTAAAACGTATTATTCAGGCTGCCAGCGGTAAGGCGCATCGTGTAAACGTTATTATGCCGACCCTGTATGGTGGCAGACAGCACAAGAGAAGCTACAGAGAATCTTTAGACTGCGCAGTTGCTTTGCAGGAATTGCAGAACATGGGTGTTTCCAACATTCTAACCTTTGACGCGCACGATCCTCGTGTACATAACGCAGTACCGCTTATGGGCTTTGACAACGTTATTCCGTCTTACCAGGTTTTAAAAACCATGTTCAAAACCATTGACGGTTTTAAGCCTAACAAGGATAATTTCATGGTTATCTCCCCCGACGAAGGCGCAATTAACAGAAACATGTACTACGCATCGGTGCTTGGCGTAGATTTAGGTCTTTTCTACAAGAGAAGAGATTATTCGGTAATTGTAAACGGCAGAAACCCGATTGTTGCACATGAATATTTGGGTAACTCTGTAGAAGGCAAGGATGTATTTATCGCAGACGATATCATTTCTTCGGGCGAATCCATGCTTGATATTGCATACGAACTGAAGAAGAGAAAGGCAAACCGCATTTTCTGCTATGCGACCTACGCAATCTTTACCAACGGTCTGGATTCCTTTGACAAGGCTTTTGAAAACGGCATTATTGACGGTGTGTACGGCACAAACCTGACCTACCGTTCGCCCGAACTTTTGAAGAGAGAATGGTTTAACGAGGTTGACGTTTCCAAGTACATTGCATACTTTGTTGCAGCCCTCAACCATGACGTTTCGGTGAGCCAGATTATTGACCCGCACGAAAAGATTCATACTTTGCTGCAAAAGCACGGACTCAAATAA
- the rfbC gene encoding dTDP-4-dehydrorhamnose 3,5-epimerase, translating into MGKFNFIKTDIKDLILVEPTVFGDSRGYFMETYQKEEFKQGGIDVDFVQDNQSCSGKGVLRGMHFQKKNPQGKLVRVVSGAVYDVAVDLRKDSKTYGKWQGFVLSAENKRQLYVPEGFAHGFLVLSDSAEFVYKCTRYYDGSDEGGLMYNDPDLNIDWHAHYDGEFVISDKDKKHPLFKDLKD; encoded by the coding sequence ATGGGTAAATTTAACTTTATTAAAACGGATATCAAGGATTTGATTTTGGTAGAGCCGACTGTGTTCGGCGACAGCCGCGGTTATTTTATGGAAACCTACCAGAAAGAAGAATTTAAGCAAGGCGGCATTGATGTGGATTTTGTGCAGGATAACCAGTCCTGCTCGGGAAAAGGTGTGCTTCGCGGTATGCATTTTCAGAAGAAAAATCCCCAGGGCAAGCTGGTGCGCGTGGTAAGCGGTGCCGTTTATGATGTAGCGGTTGACCTGCGAAAGGACAGCAAAACCTACGGTAAGTGGCAGGGCTTTGTGCTTTCTGCCGAAAACAAACGTCAGCTTTATGTGCCCGAAGGATTTGCCCACGGCTTTTTGGTATTAAGCGACAGCGCCGAGTTTGTGTACAAGTGCACCCGTTACTATGACGGCTCGGATGAAGGCGGACTCATGTACAACGACCCCGATTTGAACATTGATTGGCATGCACACTATGACGGAGAATTTGTCATCAGTGACAAGGACAAAAAACATCCTTTATTTAAAGATTTAAAAGACTGA
- a CDS encoding glucose-6-phosphate isomerase, with protein MLKLDYTQTNWAVKAHELENLKEAVKLAHKTLHEGTGAGNDFLGWINLPENYDKEEFARIKKAAEKIRSDSEVLIVIGIGGSYLGAKAALEMLGHCFGSQLTKEQRKAPQIYFAGNSISSTYLCDLIEAVEGKDFSVNIISKSGTTTEPAVAFRVFRDMLEKKYGKEEARKRIYATTDKARGALKALSDEEGYESFVIPDDVGGRFSVLTAVGLLPIAVSGADIDTIMKGAQDALKDFDNENLDENICYQYAAVRNALYRKGYTTEIMVNYEPYMHYFSEWWKQLYGESEGKDNKGLFPASVDFSTDLHSMGQYIQDGRRGLFETVINIEAPKKDITLGEDKDNIDGLNFLAGKTLDYVNKKAFQGTVLAHVSGGVPNMVVSIDKADEYHFGYMVYFFEKACGLSGYLLGVNPFDQPGVEEYKKNMFALLGKPGYEDLKEKLENKLK; from the coding sequence ATGTTAAAACTCGATTACACACAAACCAATTGGGCTGTAAAGGCACACGAATTGGAAAACTTGAAGGAAGCTGTAAAGCTTGCACACAAAACATTGCATGAAGGCACAGGTGCCGGCAATGATTTCTTAGGCTGGATTAACCTGCCCGAAAACTATGACAAGGAAGAATTTGCACGCATCAAAAAGGCGGCAGAAAAAATCAGAAGCGACAGTGAAGTTTTGATTGTTATCGGTATCGGCGGTTCTTACCTTGGTGCAAAGGCTGCTCTTGAAATGTTAGGCCACTGCTTTGGCAGTCAGCTCACCAAAGAACAGAGAAAAGCTCCCCAGATTTATTTTGCGGGCAATTCCATCAGTTCCACCTATCTTTGCGACCTGATTGAAGCAGTGGAAGGCAAAGATTTCTCGGTAAATATCATTTCCAAATCCGGTACCACCACAGAGCCTGCGGTTGCATTCCGTGTATTCCGCGACATGCTGGAAAAGAAGTATGGCAAGGAAGAAGCAAGAAAGAGAATTTATGCAACCACCGACAAGGCTCGCGGTGCTTTAAAGGCACTTTCTGATGAAGAAGGCTATGAAAGCTTTGTAATTCCGGATGATGTTGGCGGCAGATTCTCTGTACTGACTGCAGTTGGCTTACTCCCCATTGCTGTATCGGGTGCTGACATTGACACCATCATGAAGGGTGCGCAGGATGCATTAAAGGATTTTGATAACGAAAACCTCGACGAAAACATCTGCTATCAGTATGCAGCTGTTCGTAATGCACTTTACAGAAAGGGTTATACCACCGAAATCATGGTGAACTACGAACCCTATATGCACTATTTCTCCGAATGGTGGAAACAGCTTTACGGTGAATCCGAGGGCAAAGACAACAAAGGTCTGTTCCCGGCTTCGGTTGACTTTTCTACCGACCTGCATTCCATGGGTCAGTACATACAGGACGGCAGACGCGGTCTATTTGAAACAGTTATCAATATTGAAGCACCCAAAAAGGACATCACTTTGGGTGAAGACAAGGACAACATTGACGGTTTGAACTTCCTTGCGGGCAAAACCCTTGATTATGTAAACAAAAAGGCTTTCCAGGGTACGGTTTTAGCACACGTTTCGGGCGGTGTGCCGAACATGGTGGTTTCCATTGACAAAGCAGATGAATACCACTTTGGTTACATGGTATACTTCTTTGAAAAGGCATGCGGCTTAAGCGGTTATCTTTTAGGGGTAAATCCCTTTGATCAGCCGGGTGTTGAAGAGTACAAAAAGAACATGTTTGCACTTCTCGGCAAGCCCGGATATGAAGACCTGAAAGAAAAATTGGAAAATAAATTAAAATAA
- a CDS encoding bifunctional (p)ppGpp synthetase/guanosine-3',5'-bis(diphosphate) 3'-pyrophosphohydrolase: MDERLTYTEEELQQFNKQFDLMVEEIKKYTPNPDIGLVRAAFDEALVDHQNQRRKSGEPYVIHPFEVAKTLVSLNMDCESIAAGFLHDVVEDTPTSYEDIKVKFGEDVAMLVEGVTKLAKIPTSTKEEQQVENLRKMFLAMATDVRVIIIKLADRLHNMRTLKSMSEEKQREKAKETLDVYAPLAHRLGISRIKWELEDLALKYLDPIAYKEIYESIKQKKGERDQFIEDVMQEIRNRMAELGVQAQIAGRAKHFYSIFRKMYAQNKSIEEIYDLFAVRIIVDNITECYAALGAVHEMYKPIPGRFKDYIAMPKPNMYQSLHTTVLGKNGYPFEVQIRTWDMHRTAEFGIAAHWKYKEGSKDNTMDNKLEWIRQMLDIQNELSDTDDFMKTLKIDMFSDEVFVFTPKGKVISLPAGACPIDFAYAIHSAIGNKMVGAKINGKIVPIDQQLQNGDIIEILTTTTARGPSKDWLKIVKTSQARSKINQWFKLNFRDENIQKGKELVDKEVRRRELPNMNAFKEEFAENMMRRYGIKSVDDMYATIGFEGPLANKIVRKLKDELDKVSEAIKPAEPLTQEEEKPKPAPKKPSGNGIVVKGIDNCLVRLSKCCNPVPGDSIVGYITRGRGVSVHRADCSNVTGASEEEKSRLIEVAWEAGAKDGSYTADLRIAAIERNGLLFEIMAELSNLKVSVSAVNARVTKDEVSIIEISIGITDSEQILVVMNKLKKISGVFEIKRTNH, encoded by the coding sequence ATGGACGAACGGTTAACCTATACCGAAGAAGAATTACAACAATTTAACAAACAATTCGACCTTATGGTGGAGGAAATCAAAAAGTATACGCCAAATCCCGATATCGGTCTGGTGCGTGCCGCCTTTGATGAGGCACTTGTTGACCATCAGAATCAGCGCAGAAAATCGGGTGAGCCCTATGTGATTCACCCCTTTGAGGTTGCAAAAACGCTGGTATCGCTGAACATGGACTGCGAGTCCATTGCCGCAGGCTTTTTGCACGATGTAGTAGAAGACACCCCCACAAGCTATGAGGACATCAAGGTAAAATTCGGCGAGGATGTGGCAATGCTGGTAGAGGGTGTGACAAAGCTTGCCAAAATCCCCACCTCCACCAAAGAAGAACAGCAGGTGGAAAATTTAAGAAAAATGTTTCTTGCCATGGCAACCGATGTGCGTGTTATCATCATCAAGCTTGCCGACCGTTTGCACAACATGCGCACCTTAAAAAGCATGTCGGAAGAAAAGCAACGGGAAAAGGCAAAGGAAACCTTAGATGTGTATGCACCCCTTGCCCACCGCCTTGGTATTTCCCGTATCAAGTGGGAATTAGAGGATCTGGCGCTTAAATATCTGGACCCCATTGCATACAAGGAAATTTACGAGAGCATCAAGCAGAAAAAGGGTGAAAGAGACCAGTTTATTGAAGATGTGATGCAGGAAATACGCAACCGCATGGCAGAGCTTGGCGTCCAGGCACAAATTGCGGGCAGAGCAAAGCATTTTTACAGTATTTTCCGCAAAATGTATGCCCAGAACAAGAGCATTGAAGAAATTTATGACCTGTTTGCGGTACGCATTATTGTGGACAATATCACCGAATGCTACGCGGCGCTCGGTGCTGTGCATGAAATGTATAAGCCCATCCCCGGGCGTTTTAAAGACTATATTGCCATGCCCAAGCCCAACATGTATCAGTCCCTGCACACCACCGTTTTAGGCAAAAACGGCTATCCCTTTGAGGTACAAATCCGTACCTGGGATATGCACAGAACTGCTGAGTTCGGTATCGCGGCACACTGGAAATACAAAGAGGGCAGCAAAGACAACACCATGGACAATAAGCTGGAATGGATTCGTCAGATGCTGGACATTCAAAACGAGCTTTCGGACACCGACGATTTCATGAAGACTTTAAAAATCGATATGTTCTCGGATGAAGTATTTGTATTTACGCCAAAGGGAAAAGTAATCAGCCTGCCTGCAGGCGCCTGCCCCATCGACTTTGCCTACGCCATTCACAGTGCCATAGGCAACAAGATGGTCGGTGCCAAAATCAACGGCAAAATCGTACCCATTGACCAGCAGCTGCAAAACGGGGATATCATTGAAATTTTAACCACAACCACCGCAAGAGGACCCAGCAAGGACTGGTTAAAGATTGTTAAAACCTCACAGGCACGAAGTAAAATCAATCAGTGGTTTAAATTAAACTTCAGAGATGAAAACATTCAGAAAGGTAAGGAACTGGTGGACAAGGAAGTCCGTCGCCGTGAATTGCCCAACATGAATGCTTTTAAAGAAGAGTTTGCCGAGAACATGATGCGTCGGTACGGTATCAAATCGGTGGACGATATGTATGCCACCATCGGCTTTGAAGGACCTTTGGCAAATAAAATTGTTAGAAAGCTCAAGGACGAGCTGGATAAGGTGTCGGAAGCGATTAAGCCTGCAGAGCCTTTAACGCAGGAAGAAGAAAAACCAAAACCGGCACCCAAAAAGCCTTCCGGTAACGGCATTGTGGTCAAGGGCATCGACAACTGTCTGGTACGCCTTTCCAAGTGCTGTAACCCTGTCCCGGGCGACAGCATTGTAGGCTACATTACCCGTGGCAGAGGTGTTTCGGTGCATCGGGCAGACTGCTCAAATGTAACCGGCGCAAGCGAGGAAGAAAAGAGCAGACTCATTGAGGTTGCCTGGGAAGCAGGTGCAAAGGATGGCTCGTATACCGCCGACCTCCGCATTGCCGCCATCGAACGGAACGGCTTGCTGTTTGAAATTATGGCAGAACTCTCCAATCTTAAGGTTTCGGTTTCTGCCGTAAACGCAAGGGTCACAAAGGATGAGGTTTCCATCATCGAAATTTCCATCGGTATTACCGACAGTGAACAGATTTTAGTTGTCATGAACAAGCTGAAAAAGATTTCAGGCGTGTTTGAAATAAAAAGAACCAATCACTAA
- a CDS encoding diaminopimelate dehydrogenase: MMIRIGIYGYGNLGRGVESAIRQNEDMCLVAVFTRRDPKTVSIKTEGVEVCHTDDVLSFKDKIDVMILCGGSAKDLPEQTPFLAEHFNVVDSFDTHAKIPEHFENVDASAKKGGKVGMISVGWDPGMFSINRMYGGAVLPEGKDYTFWGKGVSQGHSDAIRRIDGVQDAKQYTIPIDKALDAVRSGLNPDLSTREKHLRECFVVAKEGADKAKIENEIKTMPNYFADYDTIVHFISQEELNRDHSGIPHGGFVIRSGKTGFDKEHNHIIEYSLKLDSNPEFTASVIVAYARATCRMFKEGMSGCKTVLDVPPAYLSQKSGAELRKELL, encoded by the coding sequence ATCATGATCAGAATCGGAATTTACGGTTACGGCAACTTAGGACGCGGTGTGGAAAGTGCCATTCGCCAGAATGAGGATATGTGTCTGGTGGCGGTGTTTACCCGTCGTGACCCCAAAACCGTCAGCATAAAAACAGAGGGAGTAGAAGTTTGTCACACAGACGATGTGCTTTCCTTTAAAGACAAAATTGATGTGATGATTCTTTGTGGCGGCAGCGCAAAGGATTTGCCCGAGCAGACACCGTTTTTAGCAGAGCATTTTAATGTGGTAGACAGCTTTGACACCCATGCAAAAATCCCCGAACATTTTGAAAATGTGGACGCTTCCGCCAAAAAAGGCGGTAAGGTGGGCATGATTTCTGTGGGCTGGGACCCGGGTATGTTCTCCATTAACAGAATGTACGGCGGTGCGGTTTTGCCCGAGGGTAAGGATTATACTTTCTGGGGCAAGGGCGTAAGCCAGGGACATTCGGATGCCATCCGCAGAATTGACGGCGTGCAGGATGCAAAGCAGTACACCATTCCCATTGACAAAGCATTAGACGCAGTAAGAAGCGGTTTGAATCCCGACCTTTCTACCCGTGAAAAGCATTTGAGAGAATGCTTTGTGGTGGCAAAAGAAGGCGCAGACAAAGCAAAAATTGAAAACGAAATCAAGACCATGCCCAACTATTTTGCGGATTATGATACTATTGTGCATTTTATTTCGCAGGAGGAATTGAATCGCGACCACAGCGGAATTCCCCACGGCGGTTTCGTCATCCGAAGCGGTAAAACGGGCTTCGATAAAGAACACAACCATATCATTGAATATAGCTTAAAATTAGATTCCAATCCTGAATTTACTGCTTCTGTCATTGTGGCGTATGCCCGTGCAACCTGCAGAATGTTTAAGGAAGGAATGTCCGGATGTAAAACAGTTTTAGATGTTCCGCCGGCATACCTTTCCCAAAAATCGGGTGCAGAGCTTCGAAAAGAATTGTTATAA